CCTGAAGGAACACTCACTCACCTGTCTTACCTCACCTAGGTTAAGCTGGGTCCTGCCCAGTGTCTGATGACCCACCCACCAGTTAGGACTAAGCTCCACAACTTGTCTGGCTGTTTTCACGGCCGGGAACACTTCACACAGTATCATCAGTGCCTGGAGagaaaaatgacttttttttcatttgattgctgCTATAACATCATACtaaaggatttttcacttatatgatgtcaGTCATTTATCCGTCTTGTCTGTCTTAAGCTGTACTCAAAGTTTTCCATTATAAGGCAGTCAAGTTGATAAGTAAAAGAAAGCAGGCGTAATGATATTCCAAAGGAAACTGTTGCACCTTGTGCATACCtctatctgacaaacctccacaCATAAGTCTGCAGTGGAGTCACAAAGATCTTTAAATATATTGTTCTATTATGTTGCCTATTCAGTCTACGAAAACTTTTACTACCTATAAACAATGCAATGATGGATGTGTATATCCCTTCTCccagcaaaaatatttcaccggCGTTTTTCCGGACTATCCTTAAACGTCTTAGCTCACATGTCACAGTTATTGGTTTAGACCAATCTAGGTAAGCCCACCTGTATTGAAGTCCTCATATTTGACTTGCTAATCAAGAACCATGATAatcaatttacatatttaatgattATTACAGCAAAACCTGGAAACCCTGGTATCACCTGTGCTTTCATCTCaagaatttttgcattttttgggGAATACTGTAATGCTTCGTCCCACTTTTTTATTGCTTCCCAGTATCTGAAAAAGAAATTCTGTAGATTAATGATCGTAGCATATCAGCAAGTTTGAAAGAGAAACTGATTCCAAGAAGATCACGAAAAACCCTAACAAGTTCTGAAAAGTACCAATAAAGCTCAGTCAATGTTTTACCATCTGCGGTTACTTCAGAACCCTAAACAAGGACATACCGTACAATTATATGTGAAGTGAGGAGTAATCTACATCTTATATCAGATGGTATAATTCCTGTTTGCAGATGCCCATGAATAGGACACACCCTTTGGgtaatataatacattttacTGACATCTACACTTGCATTATTAGACCATTTAACTTAAATTGTATAGTTCACAAATTTTCTGACTTTCAAAtcacttaaaagtttttttttttgtgtttgtagcaTGGACACTGCTAAAATTAAGTTGTCTGTTAACTTCTGAATAAATTTATACTTATACTTAATTTCACATGTATGAGTTAATATTCAAccaaaattttttaaatgtttgacaaaataaaacttctgTCACAAGTAAGGATACCAGTACTGTTCGTATACTACAGTTAGAAGTGAGATTTCAGATTTCTTTGAAACAGAATATACAATTTCTCTCAGACAACCATTAACCCACCTCTCAGACTCGGCTAAAAGTGTCCCTTCATCTTTTAGTCTGTTACTCTTAGCATCTGCATCCTCCAAGCATGCTAACTTCCTGCTTTTCGTGGCAGAGAGCCAATCAATATCCTCGTTGTTAAAGTCCTCCTGTTGGTCCTTAGCATCAGTTGAAAATGCCACCGACGCATCTGCTGATACTTTTGAGCtgatttttcttttccaacCAAACTTCCATCCAGCCGTTGACATGTTCAATATTGAGGATAGTAGCCGATGACATACAGCTAAATCAACTCGTACaaaactcaagaatttgtctCAACTGCAGACAGAAAACAAAGCATATAGGCATAACATACAGCACATATATTTATCAAACCTCAGATAAATACTAAATTTATCAATTCACTGATTCATATtcaacgccatactcaggaaatTTTTACTTACATCATACCCTTGGTAAGCCACCAACCTGTTGCAAGTTACCAATGACTTCCACGTGTGACGTAAAgtttcacaccatactgatTAAGACAAGGGATCTTCAATGAGGACAAAACTGCACAAACTGCCTGACGATTGTAGTTTACTGCTTATAGTCACCAAGGTACAGTGAGAGCAGAGGAGTCatcaaatttcctgtccaaggccggaaTTGAACCCATACGTATGTGTCCTATAGTGACTAAGAGCTAATCATTTTAATCACTCAGCCACCACCTGCTTCCCAAGGGCATATACTTCTGCACTGAGCTGTACCTAAAAAAGTTTAATCTCAAAACTGTCTGTAGCCTAATGAAATTTCCTGGTTGAGGATCATTTTAAGTGATCACTAAAATGGTTTTATTGTTATAAGGTAAGTGATAACAGAGACTCAGTGTGTTTAAGACTCATTTCCTCTCTTCATAATATGTAATAAGGGTAAAACAGGCTCATTTATCTGTTTACTTGATTAACTTGGCTTGAACAcctcatacacatgtactcaagaattttcagtaATATGGCATTCGGGTTGGAGGAAGCTGGAGTGTAGATCAAGTCAAGTACACCACTGGCTTCAAAATTAAAGTATTTGAAAACCTTGCATCTTGAAGCCAaaaggaaatcagcatgagttTGATTCTATCCAGTGATCCTATCGGTGAAGGGCCATCATTTAGCATGGAGAATATTGCTTTATCTCAATGGACTACCTCCTAAATCATTTAGCTCTCCAGTTTAACTTGATGAATTACTCCGCAAACATTCAAGCCTTCAGCTTGCTGTCTTACTCGCGCCTTCAAGCCTTACTCGAGAATACGAGGCGGTGTATGTTTTTACCCACTCGCCCTTGTTAATTAACTCTGATGTACAGGGGTATAGCTTTAAGTCTAATAAGGCTTACAATGTTAAGACCCAGTTCATGCACTAAGTCATTTATGTCGTATTTGGGCTATATCTGTCAAACTTGAGTGAAAAATTATGAACCAGGCAGTCACGTAAATGACATATTTTGTAAGTACTGACAAGAAGTTTGTAACCCATAAGCTAACAAATGCAAGGACACAAAAGAAAAGCCATGCACATTCCCATATGAGgggaaaaagcaaaaaaactaAACTTGAAAGGGTACCTGTCAAAGATTTGGTCGCCAtgtttattggtgttttgttaCCTTCACGGTGATTGGTCAACGTATGCAATCGCGCTGGCCATTGGTTTAAATCTTGCAAGACTCGCTTTCACATCACGTGGTAAATTTAAATGAACCCAGAGGAAGCCTGACAAGATAGAAAGCGTGAACAAAGCATGTTGGATGTTTTTTAGGTAAAATACTACATATCACTTTAAAATGTAGTTGCGGATGAATTATATGTGGATAAATGTGCTAGTGCAAGTACGCTAAAGACGTAAATCACTAAATATAGTTcaattttatttgtctgttaaGCAAGTTTGTCTCGTATGAGTTGACACATGCAAGCGAGCGCATGGCGTGAAAACAACTTGATCTTGTTataaacatatgacatgtatatataacagcaAGTTTTCAATTTCACTTTAAAGCTTTTCACCTTAAACAATTATTGACCACTGTTGACGTGGATATGGCTTGAATCTAGCCCCACTTGGATAGGTCCTATTTAAACACTTTATTCTGTgagacggatcggaagctagagaccacaggacctccttagtaacaaatggcgtgggtgaagaaaacggtcctcccaacgttattgcacaGGAatatgcctatttttgaatcgcagtcagcgatcttgtatccgttggatttgtataattttaactttccagatagtctgagtatttctgcagagctttcgtgatgttattttgtagaACTAAAAACATGGCTTGAAACTCTGCCTTGTTTTTGCTATACCCTAAAATGCTCGAAAGGTAATATGTCAAACCCAGCATTGGTAAtgcatctttcaacagtaatccagacATTTGAACTTTCGAATTGGACAACTCAAATCAGCATCTGCCATATTTGGACCTTTTTTCATCTTTGGGCAGGGTGATGGGCCGTGAAAATATTATCaaacccaacattctgtttacacaGGGCATGCGATTCTTAAAGAGAAGAttgggtaggataaaatttttACTGCCCATCACCTTGTCCgaagttaaaaaacaaaattccaaacatggcagatgtTGATTTGAATTGTCCGATTTGaaagtttaaatggctggattactgttgaaagatgatTTAGCAATGCGAGctgtgacatattacattttggtCCTTTTAGGGAATCattggatagcaaaaataaggtacaGTTTGAGCCGTTTTTTTAGTAAAATTGTCAGCTTGAAAGTGTATATAACTGAAGTTGGGTGTTACGGaaggaacgtccagcttagcttttgGCTATCTTTATAATGAACTCGAAGCCTAGAGTTTTATAACCACAGGAATTAAACCATTCACCGATTCATGCCATGTCtgataagtcctttctaaacgaTGTCTGCATCCCAAAACAGGTGTCATCTGTGACTCTTACATCTCAACTCGACTGCACACGCAACATCCTAACGATGTTCCTCTCGGTAATGGCACACCAGCCCTGAAATCACGAGACCGTCACGGCTgaagcagcagccattttgccttcacCAGAGTTATGGATCTTGAAAAAGTTGTTGTTCCTGCATGCTGCATGTTTGTTAACCTTGAAAAAACAAGCCTAATGGGGGACTTGTTTTGAAATAGGTTGCAGTGTCGTGAATGGAAAAAGTAGAAtaagatacatttatatatattttcatcaaaatttctcacaaatatacatgtataccacgtGACTAAAGCCAGTCCAAATCTGCTGATGTATAAAGCAGGATACTGTAGATTAATCATAGCTACTGTAGATTTCATCTGGTGATGAAattgatgtttatttactttctaAACATTGCCAAAACTTTGACACAGGATCAATGAGATCTTAACAGTTGTTCTCttattttcaaaatggtttGTAACAGTCACATAAATCATTGTTAGGAGCCTCTTTGGTCAAGCGGTTAGTGTGCCAGGGATGCCGTGGTGCAATGACttaagagcctctcaccaatgcggtcactgttagttcaagtcGGGGTCATGCTATCTTCCTCTTTGGTTGTATGtgggtctgtcagctacctgatgatcgtgtgtttccccccagattatgcccagtttcccccaccataatgttgagcCATCGTCGTGCAAGTGGAACattcttaaaacacaaatcaaataaatgtataaataattgtTCAgcattgccaaaaaaaaaaaaattctctttttgGATGTTTTTTACAGGTATGACTCCAGTAGTTGGACATTTTTTCAAAGTATATATGAGTCTCATTTAAAACACCTGGACATTTTGTAATATCATGGCAGATGACTGTGggattattacatgtactgtgagcGTTGAAGAAATTAATGGAACATCAGGAGTGGCGAAAAGAGTGCAATATCGTAATGTCACCATGACCTTAGGAAGAAATGAATTCAGGGACATCATCCTCATGGTTGACTTGGGCAAGCGACAGGTGAAGTACAACATTCGGGAAATGCAAATGCACAGGAAGTTTGTGAAGGAAGGTAAAGCGACATTGATATTTACTGAGTACAGGACACAGCTGTTGATCAGTAATTGTCCTCCAGATAAACTTATTATATTTCTACGAACACTGTATGGAAAATTAGAATGCGGAAAGATCAAAGGCTTTTTGAGTGAACGTCAGAAACTGAGGTCTGATCTGCAGCGTCAGTTTCAAGAGATTAGCCCGCTGAATGTTAAGGATCTCGATGCTTTGCA
Above is a window of Liolophura sinensis isolate JHLJ2023 chromosome 7, CUHK_Ljap_v2, whole genome shotgun sequence DNA encoding:
- the LOC135470758 gene encoding tetratricopeptide repeat protein 33-like — its product is MSTAGWKFGWKRKISSKVSADASVAFSTDAKDQQEDFNNEDIDWLSATKSRKLACLEDADAKSNRLKDEGTLLAESERYWEAIKKWDEALQYSPKNAKILEMKAQALMILCEVFPAVKTARQVVELSPNWWVGHQTLGRTQLNLGEVSARLVVKLSPNWWVGHQTLGRTQLNLGEVRQAVISFSKAVHLNPVNSELWKEDLLWACSLLTRKINCLDPEKTPIQSLVKGATVTELDTTNSLIENSCDSVAEEANVVSSYVSDPSHLQQDVQRSLKTLPANYVLMRD